The stretch of DNA TATTTCACCGCGTTTGCGAAAATTGCAAAATAACTGATATGCCAACTTCCCAGATTCCAGTCATCACCATCGACGGCCCGACCGCTTCCGGCAAGGGCACGGTCGCTCACCGCGTTGCCGACCAGCTCGGCTTCCATTATCTGGATTCCGGTGCGCTGTACCGCCTGACCGCGTTGTCGGCGCTGCGCCGTGCCACCGACCTGGCCGACGAGCACGCGCTGGCCAAGCTGGCCGAGCACCTGCATTGCAGTTTCCAGGGCGGCGACATCATTTTGTCGCATGAAAACGTCACCGACGCGATCCGGGCGGAAGAGGTCGGCAACACGGCCTCCAAGATCGCGACCTTCCCGGCCGTGCGCCATGCGCTGACGGGGCTGCAACTGGGTTTTCGCAAGGCGCCGGGGCTGGTCGCCGACGGCCGCGACATGGGCTCGGTGATCTTTCCGCACGCCCAGTTGAAGGTGTTTTTGACGGCGTCCGTTGCGGCGCGCGCGGGGCGCCGTTATAAGCAATTGATAGACAAGGGTTTTTCTGCTAATATGGAAGACCTCCTGATGGATTTGCAGGCCCGCGACGACCGTGATACGAAACGGAGCATCGCGCCGCTGGTCCCGGCGGAGGGGGCTTACGTGCTCGATACCTCGGAAATGAACGCTGATGAAGCGGTCGCCCAGGTCTTGAAATGGTATGCCGGTAGCACCAAGTAGTACCTTTTATTAACCTAACCCAGTTGAAGGCGCATACCGCGTACCTTACTGGTAACCTGGAAATACAATGTCTAATATGGAAAGTTTTGCAGCCCTCTTCGAGGAATCCCTGTCGCGTCAAGACATGCGTTCGGGCGAAGTTATTTCGGCTGAAGTCGTTCGTCTGGATCACAACTTCGTGATCGTCAACGCAGGCCTGAAATCGGAAGCTTTCATCCCTGTTGAAGAATTCAAAAATGACCAAGGCGAACTGGAAGTCAAAGTAGGTGACTTCGTTTCCGTGGCCATCGAATCGCTGGAAAATGGTTTCGGCGATACCATCCTGTCGCGCGACAAAGCCAAGCGTCTGGCTTCGTGGCTGGCACTGGAAAAAGCAATGGAATCGGGCGAGATCGTCGTCGGTACCGTGAACGGCAAAGTCAAGGGCGGTCTGACCGTTCTGACCAACGGCATCCGTGCCTTCCTGCCAGGTTCGCTGGTCGACACCCGTCCGGTCAAAGACACCACCCCATTCGAAGGCAAGACCCTCGAATTCAAAGTTATCAAACTGGACCGCAAGCGTAACAACGTGGTTCTGTCGCGTCGCGCCGTCATCGAAGCTTCGATGGGCGAAGAGCGTCAGAAACTGATGGAAACGCTGAAAGAAGGCACCGTGGTAACCGGCGTCGTGAAAAACATCACCGACTACGGCGCGTTCGTGGATCTGGGCGGCATCGACGGCCTGCTGCACATCACCGACCTGGCATGGCGTCGTGTGCGTCACCCATCGGAAGTGCTGACCGTTGGCCAGGAAATCACCGCCAAGGTCCTGAAGTACGATCAAGAGAAAAACCGTGTTTCGCTGGGCGTGAAACAACTGGGCGACGATCCTTGGACCGGTCTGTCCCGTCGTTACCCACAAGGCACCCGTCTGTTCGGTAAAGTGACGAACCTGACCGACTACGGCGCGTTCGTAGAAGTCGAGCAAGGCATCGAAGGCCTGGTACACGTTTCCGAAATGGACTGGACCAACAAGAACGTCGCTCCAAACAAAGTTGTCCAACTGGGCGACGAAGTAGAAGTGATGGTTCTGGAAATCGACGAAGAGCGTCGTCGTATTTCGCTGGGCATGAAACAGTGCAAAGCCAATCCATGGGACGACTTCGGCGTGACCCATAAGAAAGGTGACAAAGTCCGCGGCGCGATCAAATCGATCACCGACTTCGGCGTGTTCATCGGTCTGGCTGGCAACATCGACGGCCTGGTGCACCTGTCCGACCTGTCGTGGACCGAGTCCGGCGAAGAAGCCGTACGCAAGTTCAAGAAAGGTGACGAACTGGAAGCCATCGTTCTGGCCATCGACGTTGAGCGTGAGCGCGTGTCCCTGGGCGTTAAGCAACTGGAAGGCGATCCATTCAACAACTACGCCGCCATGAACGACAAAGGTTCGCTGGTGACCGGTACCGTTAAATCGGTTGAGCCTAAAGGCGCCGTGATCCAACTGTCGGAAGAAGTTGAAGGCTACCTGCGCGCTTCGGAAATCTCGCGTGACCGCGTGGAAGATGCTGGCACCCACCTGAAAGTCGGCGACTCCGTCGAAGCTCTGGTGATCAACATCGACCGTAAAGCACGTTCGATCCAGCTGTCGATCAAAGCGAAAGACTCGGCTGACACCGCTGAAGCGATGAAATCGATCGCTTCGGACAGCAGCGCCGCTTCGGGCACCACCAGCCTGGGCGCACTGCTGAAAGCCAAGCTGGACAACAAGAACTAAGAACTAGTCGATGACTAAGTCCGAACTGATCAACCGCCTGGCTGAGCGTTATTCTCAGCTGGTGGCCAAGGATGCGGAATATGCCGTCAAGACCATTCTAGATGCGATGACCAACGCTTTGTCGACTGGTCAACGCATCGAGATCCGCGGTTTTGGCAGCTTTGCCCTCAACAGCCGGCCACCGCGCATCGGACGCAATCCGAAGTCGGGCGATAAAGTGATGGTGCCCGAGAAAAGGGTGCCTCACTTCAAACCGGGCAAGCAGTTGCGTGAACGGGTTGACGCGATGGTCGGGCAACCGATCATCGAGGACTGAAGCATTCCATAGTTAAGTAAAAGCGGCGTCCGATGGATGCCGCTTTTTTTTTGTTGCCCGAGGTGCGATACTGGCACCCTCGTACACCACTCCACAGGACAACGGCTGATGAAATTCATCTCCACCCTTATTGGTTTTGTCATCTTCATCCTGTTTTTTGGCTTCGCGCTGAAGAACACGCAGGAAGTCGACCTGCATTTGTTCCTGCACTATGAGCTGCGCGGCCCGCTGGTGCTGATGCTGCTCGGTTTCTTCGTGTCCGGCGCCGCGCTGGGTGTGTTGGCGCTGACGCCGACCGTGTTCCGCCACCGCCGCGAAACCAATAAACACAAAACCACCATCAACACGCTGCAAAGCTCGGCCCAGCAGGTTACCCGCCAGCCGCAGCCCGACAGCGTCACTACCGAATAACAGCACTCGCACAATCACAAGCACATGGAATTTGAACTCTGGTGGTTACTGGGCATCCCGGTCTTCTTCGCCCTCGGATGGCTGGCGGCACGCGTCGATATACGTCAATTGATTTCGGAGTCGCGCACGCTGCCGCGCGGCTATTACAAGGGCCTGAACTTCCTGCTCAACGACCAGCAGGACAAGGCGGTCGACGCCTTCATCGAAATTATGCAGCTGGACCCGGAATCGGCCGACATGCACTTCGCCCTGGGCAGCTTGTTCCGCCGCCGTGGCGAGACCGAACGCGCCATCCGCGTGCACCAGAATCTGCTGGCGCGTCCCGACCTGCCGCAGCTGCAGCAGGAGCAGGCGCAGTATGAACTGGGCATGGATTACCTGAAGGCCGGCCTGCTGGACCGCGCCGAAGAAACCTTCAACACCATGCTGCAAGGGCAGTACGGCGTGCAGGCGCGCCGCGCGCTGCTGGAGATCTTCCAGCGCGAGAAGGAATGGCCGCGCGCCATCGAAGCGGCCATCGGTCTGCAGGAAGCCGGCGCCGGTTCGCGCCAGAAGCAGATCGCGCAGTTCTACTGCGAGCTGGCGCAGGACGCGCTGGTGCACCTGCATCCGGAACAGGCGCTGGAGCTGCTGGAGAAGTCGCTGCAGGCCGACCGCGTCAACGTCCGCGCCACCATGCTGACCGGCGACGCGCAGCTGGTGCAGGGCGACGTCGAAGGCGCGCTGATGACCTGGCGCCGCGTCGAGCAAATCAGCGTGCCGCACGTAGCGCTGGTGGCGCAGCGGCTGATGGACGGCTACCGCAAGGTCGGCCGCCCGCAGGAAGGCGTCAACCTGCTGAAGTCTTATCTGGAACAGGCCTCGTCGATCGATCTGATCGAGGTGGTCTACAAGGCGGTGCTGGAGCTGGACGGCATGGACGCAGCCAAGCAGCTGATTTCGAATGAGCTGCGCCGCACGCCGACGCTGCTGGGCCTCGACAAGCTGCTCGAAGCGCGCCTGATGGATGCGCCGCCGAACCTGGTATCGGAGCTGTCGATGGTGAAGAACCTGGTGCACAGCTATACGCAGAAACTGGCGCGCTATCAGTGCAGCCATTGCGGTTTCAAGGCGCGCCAGTTCTACTGGCAGTGCCCTGGCTGCAGCCGCTGGGAGACCTACCCGCCGCGCCGCACCGAAGAATTAAATGTTATGAACTGACGTCATTCCCGCGCACGCGGGAATCCATGCTCTGTATGGGTTCCCGCCGACGCGGGAACGACGGTGACGAAAGACTGCAAACTATGAAAATCACGATTATCGGCACCGGCTACGTCGGCCTGGTCACCGGCGCCTGCCTGGCGGAGCTGGGCAACGATGTGTTTTGCCTGGACCTCGACCAGCGCAAAATCGACCTGCTCAACAGCGGCGGCATCCCGATCCACGAACCGGGCCTGGCGGAAGTCGTGGCGCGCAACCGTGCCGCCGGCCGCATCCAGTTCTCGACCGACGTCGCCGCTTCGGTGGCGCACGGCGATGTGCAGTTCATCGCAGTCGGCACGCCGCCCGACGAAGATGGCTCGGCCGACCTGCAATATGTGCTGGCGGCCGCGCGCAACATCGGCCAGCACATGACCGGCTTCAAGGTCATCGTCGACAAGTCCACCGTGCCGGTCGGCACCGGCGACCGCGTCAAGGCGGCGCTGCAAGAGGCGCTGACCGCGCGCGGCGTCGCTGCCACCTTCTCGGTGGTGTCGAATCCGGAATTCCTGAAAGAGGGCGCGGCGGTCGAGGACTTCATGCGTCCGGACCGCATCGTCATCGGCCATGACAAAACGCCGGAAGGCCAAAAAGCTGCGGCGATGATGAAGAAGCTGTACGCGCCATTCAACCGCAATCACGAACGCACCTTCTGGATGGACGTGCGCTCGGCCGAATTCACCAAGTACGCCGCCAACTCGATGCTGGCCACGCGCATCTCGTTCATGAACGAACTGGCCAACCTGGCCGACCGCGTCGGCGTCGATATCGAAGCGGTGCGTCACGGCATCGGCTCCGATCCGCGCATCGGCCACAGCTTCCTGTACGCCGGCGCTGGTTATGGCGGTTCCTGCTTCCCGAAAGACGTGCAGGCGCTGGAGCGCACGGCGCGCCAGTACGATCAGGATCTGCTGATCCTGCGCGCGGTGGAAGCGGTCAATGACAAGCAGAAGCTGGTGCTGGGCCAGAAGGTCGTCAAGCGCTTCGGCGAAGACCTGAGCGGCCATCATTTCGCCATCTGGGGCCTGGCCTTCAAGCCGAATACCGATGACATGCGCGAAGCGCCGGCACGCGTGCTGGTGCGCCAGCTGCTGGACGCCGGCGCCACGGTGGCGGTATACGATCCGGTGGCGATGGAAGAAGCCAAACGCGTACTGGCGCTGGACCTGAGCGCGGACGAACTGGCGCGCGTGCGCTTTGCCAGCAGTCCGATCGACGCGCTGAGCGGCGCCGAGGCGCTGGTGATCGTCACCGAGTGGAAGGCGTTCCGCAGCCCCGACTTCGTCAAGATCAAGACGCTGCTCAAGCATGCGGTGATTTTCGACGGCCGCAACCTGTTCGCACCGGAAGCCATGGTGGAAGCGGGCTTTGAATACCACGGCATCGGCCGTTCCATCCTGACCCGCAGCTGAACGAGGCGTAATGTGACGACGAATCTGGATAAAGTACGCATCCTGGTGGTGGGCGACGTCATGCTGGACCGTTACTGGTTCGGTGATGTCAGCCGCATTTCGCCGGAAGCACCGGTGCCGGTGGTGCGCATTGCCCGCCGCGAAGCGCGTCTCGGCGGCGCCGCCAACGTGGCGCGCAATGCCGCCGCGCTGGGCGCGCAGGCCGGCCTGTTGGGCATTGTCGGCGCCGACGAGGCGGGCGACGAAGTGCAGCAGCTGCTGGAAGGCGGCGGCATTCGCAGCTACCTGAAACGCGACGCGGCGATTTCCACCATCATCAAGCTGCGCGTGATCGGCCGCCAGCAGCAGATGGTGCGCATCGACTTCGAGGAAGCGCCAACCGACACCGTCTTGCGCGACAAGCTGGAACAGTTCAAGACGCTGCTGCCGGACTACGACGTGATCGTGCTGTCGGACTATGCCAAGGGCAGCCTGGTGGCAGTGGCCGACATGATCGCCGCCGCGCGCGCCGCCGGCAAGGTGGTGATGGTCGATCCGAAGGGCGACGATTTTACCCGCTACGCCGGCGCCACGGTGCTGACGCCGAACAAATCGGAATTCAAGCTGATTGCCGGTTCGTGGAACACCGAAGAGCAGCTGACCGCCAAGGCGCAAGCCATGCGCAAGGAGCTGAAGCTGGACGCGCTGCTGCTGACCCGCTCGGAAGAGGGCATGACGCTGTACACCGATGGCGCGCAGTTCCACATGCCGGCGCAGGCGCGCGAAGTGTTCGACGTCTCCGGCGCCGGCGACACCGTGATCGCCACCATGGCCTGCATGCTGGGCACGGGCGCAGGCTGGCAGGAGGCGGTGGAAACCGCCAACCGCGCGGGCGGCATCGTGGTCGGCAAGCTGGGCACGGCCACCGTCACGCGCGAGGAATTGTTCGCGTCCTGATCGGTCTGGCAGTCAAGGCCCCGCAGCGGTGAGAACCGTGCGGGGCTTTTTTCTATTTGATGTGATAATTATTTGCCAACATCAAGAGGAGAGCAGGCGATGGGCCGTTTTGGGATATTGCTGCTGTGGGCCTTGCTGGCGCAGCAGGCGCTAGCCGACACCGTGCAGGAGCGCACGATTGCGTCCGCCACCTCGCCGCATCAGACCTACCGTAGCGGCAAGCCGGTGACGGTGCACTACGCGCGGCTGGATGGCTACGCCAACCTGGGCGACGGCAACGATGCGCTGCTCACCTCGCTGAAACAGAGTGTGCAGGATTGCGCCAGGCACAATCCGTCCGCCAAGCCGGTGACGGAATGGCCCGTGCTGATGTGGCCGCACCGGCAGGAAGTCTACGCCACCGCCAACCGCCGCATTGAATATGAAACGGGCGCCACCTTTCTGGTGCATCCGGGCGATTGCACGCTGATGAGCGAAGTGGTGTCGAATGCGACGCTGCGCTCGTCCGGCCGCATTTGCATGATCGACCTGGTGAAGAAAATCGCCAAGGGCGACTGCGGCCGCAACGGCCAGGCCGATGCGCCGATCCCGCCCAAGCCGACCCAGAGCCTGGAGCAGATCATGAAGCGCATGGCGCAAAATCCCGCCATGGCCGCGCAGGTGAAGATCATGGAAAGCGTCACGGCGACCCGCACCGGCGAACGGCGCGTGATCAAGGGCGCTAGCTGCGATGTCTGGCGCCAGAAGATGGGCACGCTGGGCAGCGACTCCACCTATTGTATGTCGAGCGGCGGATCGTTCATTCCCGCCCAGGCGTTCGAGGTGGGCGGCATGGGTGGATTGATGCTGGACAACGACAATCCCAGGAGCTGGCGCATGCATGCGACCGATGTCAAGATCGACACCCAGGTCAACGACGCCGTGTTCACGCCGTATATGGCGGGCGGCTATACGTTTGAAAAATAAGCGGCTTGATCTGGCTCAGGCGGGCGCGTCAACGCTGGCGTGGCGCTGCCGTTATGGTCGGTGCAAGCTGCGATGGTCGCGCTTGCAGATAACCAAGGAGACATCATGATCAAGCAACTGATACTGGCGGTGGCCGCGCTGGCGGCCAGCATCACGCTGGCCTGGGCCCAGGTCGACGTCAACAAGGCCGACGAGGCCGCGCTGGACAGCATCCGCGGTCTGGGACCGGCCAAGACCAAGGCCATCCTGGAAGAGCGCAAGAAAGGCGAATTCAAGGACTGGGCCGACTTTGAGCAGCGCGTCAAAGGCGTCGGCGAGAAGAGCGCCATCCGCCTGTCGGAAGCTGGCTTGCAGGTGAATGGCAAATCGAAGGACGGCGCCCCGGCCAAGGCCGCCACCAGCGCCCCCGCCAAGTCTACCAAGTAACAGCCAGGCCGCGCACCGGATGACGCCGGGCGCGGCACATGAGATGATGCGGGCTATGAAAATCTCCCGCATCCTCCACGCCGGCTACGTCTTTGAAAGCGGCGCCACGCAGATCCTGTTCGATCCGGTGTTTGAAAATCCGTTCAGCCGGAATTGCCACGCGTTTCCGGACGCGCGCTTCGACCTGGCGCAGGTGCGCCAGCTGCGGCCGGACGCGGTTTTCATCTCCCACTTCCACGACGACCACTGCTCGATGGAGAGCCTGGACCTGCTGGACCGCGCCACGCCGATTTACCTGTACTGCGTATTCGACGAACTGTTCGCGATGATACGCGCGCTAGGCTTTGCCGACGTGCAGCCGCTGGCGGTGGATACGCCGGTCAGCATTGGCGCCTTCGAAGTAATCCCACGCCGCGCGCTGGACGCCGATGTCGACTCCATGTTCCAGATCCGCGCCGAAGGCCTGAATGTGCTGAACGTGGTCGATGCCTGGATGGACCCGGAAACGCTGGAACAGCTCAAGCCCTACGCACCGTGGGACATGGTGCTATGGCCGTTCCAGACCATGCGCGAAGTCGACGTGATCGCGCCGTCGCGCGCTGCACGCGGGCCGGTGGCGCTGCCGGAAGAATGGCCGCAGCAGTTGCAAACGCTGGCGCCGCGCTACGTGGTGCCGAGTTCCTGCCAGTTCCAGCAGGAACCCTGGTCGTGGTACAACCGCGCGATGTTCCCGATCACCTACCAGCGCTTTGCGCAGGAAGTGGGCGAGTGGCTGCCGTCGGCGCAGGTGGTGCGGCTGAATCCCTCGGTGTCGGTGCTGCTGACGGCGGATGGGCTGACGCCAGCCGCGCCGCTGCCATGGGTGCTGCCGGTGGGCGATCAGGACATCGATTTTCATTACGACGAAAACATCGTGCCGCCCGCCACCGCCGACATCGCGCGCCACTTCGCGCCGCTGACGGCGGAGCAGGCCGCGCAGGCGTTGGAGTTCTGCCGCACCGACCTGATAGAACGCTATGAAGAAATGGAGCTGCCGGACGACAGCTACTTCGCCACGCCGTGCGTTTGGCAGCTGGCGGTCTACGATCACGCGGGCGGCGTAGAGCAGTTCCGCTACCGCGTGCGTGGCGACAGCATCGCGCTGGTTGGCGACGAAGAGGCGCCGACTTGGACCACCGAAATTCCACTGGCAAAGCTGTACGCCGGGCTGGCGCTGGGCGAGTCGCTGACATCGATGTACATGCGTATCAACGGCGCACCGGAAGATGCCGACATCGTCGATGATCCGCTGATCCGCTGCCTCTTCAACGACGCCATCGGCGCATATCAAGCCGCGCAGCTGCGGCGTTTGGGAATCACAGTATGAAGAAGATGCTTCGCCTGCTGGCGTTATATGCCGCCACCGCGCTCACGGCGCCCGCGCACGCGCAATCGGTCGCCTTCACGTTCGACGACGGCCCTCGGCTGGAAGAGACGCCGCTGCTGTCACCGCAACAGCGCAACCAGTCTTTGCTGGATGCGCTTGCGGCGCACAAGGTATCGGCGGCGCTGTTCGTCACCTGTGGCTTTGGCGCCGACAAGCCGGCCGGCTACGCGCTGGCGCAGGCCTGGGGCAGGGCGGGGCACGCGATCGGCAACCACACCATGACGCACCTGGACCTGAACAGCACCGACGTCACGCTGGCGCAGTACCAGCAGGAGATCACCGACTGCGACCGCATCACCTCCACGCTGCCGGGCTATCAGAAATGGTTCCGCTTCACCTTCCTGCGCGAAGGGAAGACGCCCGAGAAGCTGCAGGGCATGCGCACCTTCCTCCAGCAGACCGGCTACCGCAACGGCTACGTCAGCCTGGACACCAGCGACTGGCGGCTGGACGAAAAATTGAACGAGGTACTGCGCGCCAACCCCAAAGCCGACCTGACGCCGATCCGGCAAGCCTACCTGTCGCACCTGCGCCAGCGCGCCGATGCCTACCGCGCCATGTCACGCCAGCTGGTCGGGCGCGACATCCCGCAAGTGCTCCTGTTGCACCACAACCTGATCAACGCGCTGTGGCTGAAAGACGCGATCCAGCAATTCAAGGACATGGGCTGGACCATCATCACGCCAGCGGAGGCGTTTGCCGACCCGATCTACCAGCAGCCTCCGGAACAGCAGCGCGGCGGCCAAAGCCTGCTGTGGTCCATCGCCCGCAGCAAAAACCAGCGCAAATTCCCCGGCTGGGAGCGCCTGGTCGACGACGGCGATTTCGAAATTGACGCGCTCAAAGCGCAAGGCCTCTAATCATTGCGATGGTCACATGAGCATATTGAAAAGCCTCACCGGCGCGCTGTCGTCTTACCAGCGGCATCTCAATGAGGTGTTGCAGCTGATCGCGAGTTCGGACTCGGTTCCGTTGCTGGTCGAATATTCCCGTGATGGTTCTGGCTATGTTCGCGAGGCGGTGCTGGCGCGCTGCGTGGCGTTGGCGCGGCCAGAGTTGCTGGCGGTGGTGGCGGAACGCCTCAACGACTGGGTGCCGCAAGTGCGTAGCGCCGCGCGAACCGCTTTGGTGGCGCTGCTGCCGTTTGTGCCTGCACCGCAATTGATGGCGGCGCTTCCTGCGATACTGCGTTTGCACAGCGGCGGCAGGGGAGACTATGCCGCCTGGCTGGAAGAATTTGAGCAGATACTGTTGCAGTCGGTGACGGTCGACGACATCCGCGCAGCGGCGACCGGCAACGATCTCCAGGCTGCGCGTGCCGCAGTGCATTTGCTCGACAAGCACGCCTTGCTCGAACCGGCGGCCGTGATTGAACTCATCGTGCACCGAAGCGACGACATCGTACTCGCCCTGCACGGTGCGGACATGTGCAGGCGATTGCCGCTGGCGCAGCGGGAAGCGCTGTATCGGGTCGCGTCGCATTCGCACTTCGGCGCCGTCCGGACGTTGGCCATGCGGGCGTTGCTGAGTACCCTCGGTGACGATCGCCTCGAAATTGCCATCGCCGCGCTGATGGACAAGCAGTCATCCGTCCGCCACACCGCAGCGCATTACCTGGTCGCGCAGGGCTTCGACGTGGCTGCGCACTATCGAGGCTTGCTGGAGCAAGGCGACGCCACGGTCAAGCGTCTGCAAATGAGCCTGATCATGCTTGCCGCCTTGCGCGACGTGGCCAGCCTGGAGCTGGTGCAGTCGTTTGTGCATAGCGCGTACCCTGCGCTTCGCCTGACGGCATTGTCGGCCTGGTTCAAACTGGCGGAGCGTGACAAGGATGCGATTGCGCTGACCGCGATGCACGATGCGTCGCCGCGCGTGCGCAAGTTTGCCGTGCAACTGGTGCTGCGGCACGGCGCATACATTCCGTTCTCCGCCATTCTCCAGCAACTTGCCGTCAGCGAGGACGTGGTGCTGGTGATGCAGCTGGCCGAAACCAACCGCTGGAACTGGCTGGAATGCGCCGCGCGCGTCTGCTTGCAGCGCGGCGTGGAAGAAGCGCGCCGGCTGGGCCTGGAGAGCGCGTTTGTGAAGTGGTTCGCCAGCCCGCAGTGGCTGAATAATTCAGACCACGAGCAGCGCGTGTTCCTGCTATCGGAGCCGGTGATGTCGGCCTTCGGCCAATTGCTCCTGCCGAAGCAGTTGGCGCTGCTCCGGCAGGAGTTAATGCGCTAGTCAGGCCCACTGAGACGCATCCATGATCGAAAGCATAGGCCAGCGCTCAATTAATCTTTTCGACGTTATACGTTGCATGAAGACGTCGGCACTTGCTCGCGTGGCGTTGTGTCGAACCTTTAAGTCAAACAAATCCTGGAGGCCATGCGGCGCAATCGCCTCGATGGTATCGTCCGCGTTGAGATTAACGCCGACACAGGTGGCGTACTCCGGCCACGTTGCAATCCCATCTTCCAGTGAGCGCAGCGGCGGCACAATTTGGCCGTGCGCTTTCAAGAACCATTGATGGATCAAAGCCTGGTTCGTCACCTCCCAGCGAACGGAGGGGGATATGGCGAGGAGTCGCCTGGTGAGTTTCTCATCTTGCTTTTCGTCGGCGGTATTGTCGTAATACGTCACGTCAACATCATCGTAGCGGGAAGGTTGGCTGAATCCATGCAGATGGTCCCACACCAGTCCCCTCACGACTCCGGCGCCAATACACCAGGATTGCAGATGAAGACTTCTTACCGCTGCCAGCAGCGCCATCAATGTTGAAGAAGAACGCACCAATCGGATCAGGCGTTCTTCCAGTTCTTGGTCATGGTCGCTCATCCGGTGTTACTGCGCTACCTTGTCAGCCGGCAGGTTGGCCAGGAACTGGTGGATCTGCGCCACCACCGCCGCGCCTTCGCCCACCGCTGCTGCGACACGCTTGGTGGACGACGCGCGCACGTCGCCGATGGCGAATACGCCCGGCACGCTGGTCTCCAGCGCGGCGCGCGATGGCAGGTCGCGCGGATAGACGCCGTTGGCGAAGTTGGCCTTGCACTGCGACTTGGTGACGTCGAAGCCGGTGCGAATAAAACCATGCGCATCGACATCCACGCCACAATCGCCCAGCCAGCCGGTATTCGGATCGGCAC from Duganella dendranthematis encodes:
- a CDS encoding nucleotidyltransferase family protein, yielding MSDHDQELEERLIRLVRSSSTLMALLAAVRSLHLQSWCIGAGVVRGLVWDHLHGFSQPSRYDDVDVTYYDNTADEKQDEKLTRRLLAISPSVRWEVTNQALIHQWFLKAHGQIVPPLRSLEDGIATWPEYATCVGVNLNADDTIEAIAPHGLQDLFDLKVRHNATRASADVFMQRITSKRLIERWPMLSIMDASQWA
- a CDS encoding polysaccharide deacetylase family protein, encoding MKKMLRLLALYAATALTAPAHAQSVAFTFDDGPRLEETPLLSPQQRNQSLLDALAAHKVSAALFVTCGFGADKPAGYALAQAWGRAGHAIGNHTMTHLDLNSTDVTLAQYQQEITDCDRITSTLPGYQKWFRFTFLREGKTPEKLQGMRTFLQQTGYRNGYVSLDTSDWRLDEKLNEVLRANPKADLTPIRQAYLSHLRQRADAYRAMSRQLVGRDIPQVLLLHHNLINALWLKDAIQQFKDMGWTIITPAEAFADPIYQQPPEQQRGGQSLLWSIARSKNQRKFPGWERLVDDGDFEIDALKAQGL